Proteins from a genomic interval of Chryseobacterium indologenes:
- the dusB gene encoding tRNA dihydrouridine synthase DusB: protein MIKIGNIELPEFPLLLAPMEDVSDPPFRRLCKMHGADLMYSEFISSEGLIRDAIKSRKKLDIFDYERPVGIQIFGGDEEAMAMSARIVETVNPDLVDINFGCPVKKVVCKGAGAGVLKDIDLMVRLTKAVVSSTHLPVTVKTRLGWDSTSINIDEVAERLQETGIKALTIHARTRAQMYKGEADWEHISRIKQNPNIEIPIFGNGDIDSAEKALEYKQKYACDGIMIGRAAIGYPWIFNEIKHFFATGEHLPAPTISDRLLAVRQHAEWSAEWKGERLGLVEMRQHYSNYFRGIPHFKEFRKKFLEVFTMEEMDSLIKETQQFYEEYQAQV from the coding sequence ATGATAAAAATAGGCAACATAGAACTGCCGGAATTTCCACTTTTGCTGGCTCCGATGGAAGACGTAAGTGATCCTCCGTTCAGACGTTTGTGTAAAATGCACGGTGCAGACTTGATGTATTCGGAATTTATTTCGTCCGAAGGACTGATTCGTGATGCTATCAAAAGCCGTAAAAAGCTGGACATCTTCGATTATGAAAGACCCGTTGGTATACAAATCTTTGGGGGAGATGAAGAAGCAATGGCCATGTCGGCAAGAATTGTTGAAACCGTCAACCCGGATTTGGTAGATATTAACTTCGGGTGCCCTGTAAAAAAAGTTGTTTGTAAAGGGGCGGGAGCAGGTGTTCTGAAAGATATTGATCTAATGGTGCGTCTTACGAAGGCAGTGGTAAGTTCTACTCATTTGCCGGTAACTGTTAAAACCCGTTTAGGCTGGGACAGTACCTCCATTAATATTGATGAAGTAGCAGAGCGTTTGCAGGAAACGGGGATCAAAGCCCTTACGATTCATGCCAGAACCCGTGCACAAATGTACAAAGGGGAAGCTGATTGGGAACATATTTCAAGAATCAAACAAAATCCGAATATTGAAATTCCAATCTTCGGAAACGGTGATATAGATTCTGCTGAAAAAGCATTAGAGTATAAACAAAAATATGCATGTGACGGGATTATGATCGGACGTGCGGCTATCGGTTATCCATGGATATTTAATGAAATCAAACATTTCTTTGCAACAGGTGAACATTTGCCTGCTCCTACGATTTCTGACCGTCTGTTAGCAGTACGTCAGCATGCAGAATGGAGCGCGGAATGGAAAGGAGAAAGATTGGGACTGGTTGAAATGAGACAGCACTACAGCAACTATTTCAGAGGTATTCCCCATTTCAAAGAATTCAGAAAAAAGTTTCTTGAAGTCTTTACCATGGAAGAAATGGACAGCCTCATTAAAGAGACTCAGCAATTCTACGAAGAATATCAGGCTCAGGTATAA
- the deoC gene encoding deoxyribose-phosphate aldolase, with translation MNIAQYLDSTYLKTPEQSGISHEATLQKDKELAQEAIDNGIFAVMIRPDYVSEIKKYIQERNSNVAVGTVIGFHEGTYSVDEKLAEASKAIGDGADELDFVINYNAYLQGDKELVKNEFIKCTSLSLEHHKIVKWIIEIAALTDEQIADLTKSISNWAEENFSENDLANIFVKSSTGFYETTGGKPNGATFEGIKIMLDNAGKLPVKAAGGVRTPEDAEKMINMGVKRIGTSSALALIQNESSSGGY, from the coding sequence ATGAACATAGCCCAATATTTGGATTCAACTTACCTGAAAACTCCTGAACAATCGGGGATTTCACATGAAGCAACTCTTCAAAAAGATAAAGAACTGGCTCAGGAAGCCATTGATAATGGTATTTTTGCCGTGATGATTCGTCCGGATTATGTATCTGAAATCAAAAAATATATTCAGGAAAGAAATTCAAATGTTGCAGTGGGAACTGTGATCGGTTTTCATGAAGGAACGTATTCAGTTGATGAGAAGCTTGCAGAGGCATCAAAAGCAATTGGAGACGGTGCAGATGAACTTGATTTTGTCATTAATTATAATGCTTATCTTCAGGGAGACAAGGAATTGGTAAAAAACGAATTTATAAAATGCACAAGTTTGTCGCTTGAGCATCATAAAATTGTTAAATGGATTATCGAGATTGCCGCATTGACTGATGAGCAAATCGCTGATCTCACCAAAAGTATTTCTAACTGGGCAGAAGAAAATTTTTCTGAAAATGATTTAGCCAATATTTTCGTTAAATCCTCTACAGGATTCTATGAAACGACCGGCGGAAAACCGAACGGTGCCACATTCGAAGGAATAAAAATCATGTTGGATAATGCAGGTAAACTTCCTGTAAAAGCAGCAGGTGGAGTAAGAACGCCTGAAGATGCTGAGAAAATGATCAACATGGGTGTCAAAAGAATAGGAACCTCGTCAGCACTAGCTTTAATTCAAAATGAATCTTCATCAGGAGGATACTAA
- a CDS encoding Lrp/AsnC ligand binding domain-containing protein produces the protein MKNSSNTSYHLDSIDKEIIYMLMDNAKTSLAHISKNVGISTTAVHQRIKKLEHAGVIENSISFLNPKKIGYKVISYIGVFLDQPSHYPEVVKSLHDINEVVEAHYTTGNYTIFLKVLCKDNDHLMQILSKLQKLKGVTRTETFISLEQGIYRQLKV, from the coding sequence ATGAAAAATTCGAGCAACACAAGCTATCATTTAGATTCAATCGACAAAGAAATTATCTACATGTTGATGGATAATGCTAAAACATCATTAGCACACATCTCAAAAAATGTAGGGATTTCCACTACAGCAGTACATCAAAGAATTAAAAAACTGGAACACGCGGGAGTTATTGAAAACTCAATTTCATTCCTTAATCCTAAAAAAATCGGATATAAGGTAATTTCCTACATCGGCGTGTTTTTGGATCAGCCAAGTCATTATCCTGAAGTGGTAAAATCTTTGCATGATATCAACGAAGTAGTGGAAGCCCACTATACAACCGGAAATTATACAATATTCCTTAAGGTTCTTTGTAAAGATAATGATCATTTGATGCAAATCCTTAGCAAACTGCAAAAGTTGAAAGGAGTAACAAGAACAGAAACTTTTATATCTTTGGAACAAGGTATTTACAGACAATTGAAAGTATAA
- a CDS encoding endonuclease, whose product MELFSFYNVENLFLPDPKPVHKLDPTKSGLRNWDEKRYKNKLFKISHVFQLMKEENGILPFMIGLSEVSGRKVLEDLIQMEPFNAEYGIVHYNSMDERKVDVAMLYDKNKVEVIDSETITFFFEIINKNTGNYDTTRDVLFSKVKYKGEIINVFIAHLPSKREKDINKPKRSFILAEIRERIMKLVNADKEHVILCGDFNENPDDENLVQILYDNDHEKVLMNPFQELFSARNYSTFHYKSGLLYDQIIMSRSLLDNNTLAFQGAHIFNSEKISSRTRNFEGRPFRTYAGTRYLGGYSDHFPVFVTFKSLQ is encoded by the coding sequence ATGGAATTGTTCTCTTTTTATAATGTTGAAAATTTATTCTTACCAGATCCTAAACCTGTACACAAATTAGATCCTACAAAGTCAGGCTTACGGAACTGGGATGAAAAGAGATATAAAAACAAGCTTTTTAAAATCTCACACGTATTTCAATTGATGAAGGAGGAAAATGGGATACTGCCATTTATGATAGGATTATCCGAGGTTTCCGGAAGGAAAGTTTTGGAAGATCTTATTCAAATGGAACCTTTCAACGCTGAATATGGAATTGTACATTACAATTCAATGGATGAAAGAAAGGTAGATGTAGCAATGTTATATGATAAAAATAAAGTAGAGGTTATAGATTCTGAAACCATTACTTTCTTTTTTGAAATTATAAATAAAAACACAGGAAATTACGACACAACCAGAGACGTGCTTTTTTCAAAAGTTAAGTATAAAGGGGAAATTATTAATGTCTTTATCGCGCATCTTCCCTCTAAGCGAGAGAAAGATATTAATAAACCTAAAAGATCCTTTATCCTGGCCGAAATCCGTGAGCGGATTATGAAACTAGTAAACGCTGATAAAGAACATGTCATATTGTGTGGTGATTTTAACGAAAACCCGGATGATGAAAATTTAGTACAAATTCTCTATGACAACGATCATGAGAAGGTTTTGATGAACCCTTTTCAGGAGTTGTTTTCTGCAAGAAATTATTCTACTTTTCATTATAAATCTGGATTGCTGTATGATCAGATTATTATGTCGAGATCCCTTCTTGATAATAATACACTGGCTTTTCAGGGTGCACATATTTTTAATTCTGAAAAAATCAGCAGCAGGACCAGAAATTTTGAAGGAAGACCCTTCCGAACATACGCTGGTACCCGGTATTTAGGAGGATATAGTGATCATTTTCCGGTTTTTGTAACATTTAAAAGTTTACAGTAA
- the trmD gene encoding tRNA (guanosine(37)-N1)-methyltransferase TrmD, with the protein MRIDIISVLPELMESPFKTSILKRAMDKGLAEVHFHHLRDWATNKHRQIDDEPYGGGAGMVMMVEPLDKCISELKAQRDYDEVIYLTPDGLTLNQKIANSLSIKKNLIFLCGHYKGIDQRVRDLHITKEISIGDYVLTGGELAACVLADSVIRLLPGVLNDEQSALTDSFQDDLLSPPIYTRPESYKGLDVPKVLLSGNFSKIEEWRHDEAVRITQEKRPDLL; encoded by the coding sequence ATGAGAATTGATATCATAAGCGTACTTCCTGAATTGATGGAAAGTCCATTTAAAACCTCTATTCTGAAAAGAGCAATGGATAAAGGATTGGCAGAAGTACATTTTCATCATCTGAGAGATTGGGCAACCAATAAACACAGGCAAATAGATGATGAACCCTATGGCGGAGGCGCAGGAATGGTCATGATGGTAGAGCCATTGGATAAATGCATATCTGAACTTAAAGCTCAGCGTGACTATGATGAGGTGATCTATCTGACACCGGACGGACTGACCTTGAATCAAAAAATTGCCAACAGCCTTTCAATAAAGAAAAATCTTATTTTTCTTTGTGGACACTATAAGGGAATTGATCAGAGAGTGAGAGATCTTCACATCACAAAAGAAATTTCCATAGGAGACTATGTTCTTACAGGAGGCGAGCTGGCGGCGTGTGTTCTTGCGGATTCAGTAATCAGGCTGCTTCCCGGTGTCTTAAATGATGAGCAGAGCGCCTTGACTGATAGCTTTCAGGATGATCTTTTATCACCGCCGATCTACACGAGACCCGAAAGTTATAAAGGGTTGGATGTCCCTAAAGTTCTGTTAAGTGGTAATTTTAGTAAAATTGAAGAGTGGCGCCATGATGAAGCGGTAAGAATAACCCAGGAAAAACGTCCCGATTTGCTTTAA
- a CDS encoding glycoside hydrolase family 25 protein → MTQKKYTKKTAKQIHKHRRNNYFFRRRVILAILILALIGTGFYLKQSISYYYALYFNKFTHKKLHNSEKETFRIQKILSANLDKTYGFDVSHYQNREDIKWDSLSIGNKTIPLEFVVMRATMGNKSADKHFDEFWEKAKKHNLIRGAYHFYRADEDPIIQANNFLANVKLESGDLPPILDIEKIPKRKTNKKLVEDLKVWCKIVEETYGEKPIIYTYYHYYKDFLKGEFKDYPLWLANYNDVPTPSPDDQWDFWQFTENGIVHGINAKVDLDIYNGNSWSLKRLTLD, encoded by the coding sequence ATGACACAAAAAAAGTACACCAAAAAAACTGCCAAACAAATCCACAAACACAGACGAAATAATTATTTTTTCCGTCGCAGGGTAATATTGGCAATCCTGATTCTGGCTTTAATCGGAACCGGTTTTTACCTGAAACAATCTATCAGCTATTATTATGCTTTGTACTTTAATAAATTTACCCATAAAAAACTTCACAACAGTGAAAAGGAGACCTTTAGGATTCAAAAAATACTCAGTGCCAATCTTGATAAAACATATGGTTTTGATGTTTCCCATTATCAGAACAGGGAAGACATCAAATGGGATAGTTTAAGCATCGGCAATAAGACCATTCCGCTCGAGTTTGTGGTAATGCGTGCCACTATGGGAAATAAAAGCGCAGATAAACACTTTGACGAATTCTGGGAAAAAGCAAAAAAGCACAACCTGATCCGTGGAGCCTATCATTTTTACAGAGCAGATGAAGATCCTATCATTCAGGCCAATAATTTTCTGGCCAATGTAAAACTGGAAAGCGGAGACCTTCCTCCGATTCTGGATATTGAAAAGATTCCAAAACGCAAAACCAATAAAAAGTTGGTGGAAGATCTGAAGGTCTGGTGTAAAATTGTAGAAGAAACCTATGGGGAGAAGCCTATTATTTATACTTATTATCACTACTACAAAGATTTCCTGAAAGGTGAATTCAAAGATTATCCTTTGTGGCTAGCCAATTATAATGATGTTCCGACTCCGTCTCCCGATGATCAGTGGGACTTCTGGCAATTCACAGAGAACGGAATCGTTCACGGCATCAATGCCAAAGTTGATCTTGATATCTATAACGGGAATTCCTGGTCTCTGAAAAGACTTACTTTAGATTAA
- a CDS encoding 5'(3')-deoxyribonucleotidase: MKKVIVDMDGVMADVYHQLIQFEKRDSGTEIEISTLSGKPEIESFPNGKKHVNEPGFFRTLPVMKGSREAIEYLNNKYELYIVSAGMEFPNSLREKYDWLEEHFPFISWEQIVLCGSKRVVSGDVMIDDYPKNLNHFEGERFIFTQPHNELIENETYKRVDSWEEIMNIL, encoded by the coding sequence ATGAAAAAAGTAATTGTCGACATGGATGGGGTAATGGCAGATGTTTATCATCAGCTGATACAATTTGAAAAAAGAGACTCAGGAACAGAAATAGAGATCAGTACCTTGTCAGGAAAGCCTGAAATTGAATCCTTTCCTAATGGCAAGAAACACGTCAACGAACCTGGCTTTTTCCGTACCTTACCGGTAATGAAGGGAAGCCGTGAAGCAATAGAATACCTGAACAATAAATATGAATTGTATATCGTATCTGCAGGCATGGAATTTCCTAACAGTTTACGTGAAAAATACGACTGGCTGGAAGAGCATTTCCCATTTATAAGCTGGGAACAGATTGTTCTTTGCGGAAGCAAAAGAGTGGTTTCCGGAGATGTAATGATTGATGATTATCCTAAAAATTTAAACCATTTTGAAGGAGAAAGATTCATCTTTACACAGCCTCACAATGAACTGATTGAAAACGAAACTTACAAAAGAGTAGATTCCTGGGAGGAAATAATGAATATATTATAA
- a CDS encoding ABC-F family ATP-binding cassette domain-containing protein, which translates to MNYVSAENLTKSYGIKVLFKNISFHINEGDKIAIVAKNGSGKSTLLKILMGKEIADSGTAIINKDIQVVLFDQEIDFDPDLNIEEFMMTLDSAPILALKNYHKSLHSTDNDFIEKALADMEAHKAWDLENEMKQILSQLKITDLEAKMGTLSGGQIKRVALAKLLTETRAEHRHTLLIMDEPTNHLDVNMVEWLENYLNKAKITLLLVTHDRYFLDSVCDIIWEMEDGNLYTHNGSYATYLENKMIREDNLNATIDKANNLYRKELEWMRRQPKARTTKSKSRIDSFYETEKIAKTDTRKDGLELDFEMKRLGNKILELKHIDKSFGSKVLLKDFSYQFQRGEKVGIVGKNGAGKSTLLNIIQGFEKADRGEIETGETISFGYFSQKGLTYKEDERVIDFIKEIAEFYPLANGKSLSASQFLRLFLFDDQTQYNPISKLSGGEKRRLHLMYILYQNPNFLIFDEPTNDLDLPTLTVLENFLQQFQGSLIIVSHDRYFMDRIVDHVLAFEGEGKIRDFVGNFSEYREARSREEALEKNSATKPEPVKEAASNPQNISSLPSKKKKLTFKEQKELETIEKEMPELEVQRADILEMLNNETDYEKIAKLSSELETVSEKLENHEMRWLELQEEI; encoded by the coding sequence ATGAATTACGTTTCTGCCGAAAACCTTACCAAATCTTATGGTATCAAAGTTTTGTTCAAAAACATTTCTTTTCACATCAATGAAGGAGACAAGATTGCGATTGTTGCTAAAAACGGAAGTGGAAAATCTACTCTTCTGAAAATATTAATGGGTAAAGAAATTGCGGACAGCGGTACTGCGATCATTAATAAGGATATCCAGGTTGTTCTTTTTGACCAGGAAATTGATTTTGATCCTGATTTAAACATTGAGGAATTCATGATGACTTTGGATTCTGCCCCCATCCTTGCTCTTAAAAACTATCACAAATCCCTTCATTCAACCGACAATGATTTTATTGAAAAAGCATTAGCCGATATGGAAGCCCACAAAGCATGGGATTTGGAAAACGAGATGAAGCAGATTCTTTCGCAGCTTAAAATCACAGACCTGGAAGCTAAAATGGGCACTCTTTCGGGAGGGCAAATCAAACGTGTAGCATTGGCAAAGCTGTTAACGGAAACCAGAGCTGAACACAGACACACGCTGCTGATCATGGATGAGCCGACCAACCACCTTGATGTGAATATGGTGGAATGGCTTGAAAATTATCTGAATAAAGCAAAAATCACTTTATTACTTGTAACCCACGACCGATATTTCCTTGATAGTGTCTGCGATATTATCTGGGAAATGGAAGACGGCAATCTTTACACCCACAATGGTTCCTACGCAACCTATCTGGAAAATAAAATGATTCGCGAAGATAACCTTAACGCTACCATTGACAAAGCCAACAACCTTTACAGAAAGGAACTTGAATGGATGCGACGACAGCCCAAAGCAAGAACTACCAAATCAAAAAGCAGAATTGACTCTTTCTACGAAACAGAGAAAATAGCAAAAACCGACACCAGAAAAGACGGGCTGGAACTGGATTTTGAAATGAAGCGTCTGGGAAATAAAATACTCGAATTAAAGCATATTGATAAGAGTTTTGGCAGTAAAGTTTTATTGAAGGATTTCAGTTACCAGTTTCAGAGGGGAGAAAAAGTGGGAATTGTAGGTAAAAATGGTGCAGGTAAATCTACCCTGCTCAATATCATTCAGGGGTTTGAAAAAGCTGACCGCGGAGAAATTGAAACCGGAGAAACGATTTCTTTCGGATATTTTTCCCAGAAAGGCCTTACCTATAAAGAAGACGAGCGTGTCATTGATTTTATCAAAGAAATTGCAGAATTTTATCCTTTAGCTAACGGAAAAAGTCTTTCTGCCTCTCAGTTCCTGAGATTATTCCTTTTTGATGATCAAACTCAGTATAATCCGATTTCAAAGTTATCAGGAGGTGAAAAAAGAAGACTTCACCTGATGTATATTCTTTATCAGAATCCTAATTTCCTGATTTTTGATGAGCCTACGAACGACCTTGACCTTCCGACATTAACTGTTCTTGAAAATTTTCTGCAGCAATTTCAGGGTTCTTTGATTATTGTTTCTCACGACAGGTATTTTATGGACAGGATTGTAGATCACGTACTGGCTTTTGAAGGAGAGGGGAAAATAAGAGATTTTGTAGGAAATTTCTCAGAATACAGAGAAGCAAGAAGCCGTGAAGAAGCTTTAGAGAAAAATTCAGCAACAAAACCTGAACCTGTAAAAGAAGCTGCCTCTAATCCGCAAAATATTTCATCTTTACCTTCTAAAAAGAAAAAGTTAACTTTCAAAGAGCAAAAGGAACTGGAAACTATTGAAAAAGAAATGCCTGAACTGGAAGTGCAACGGGCAGATATTCTGGAAATGCTCAATAATGAAACAGACTACGAGAAGATTGCAAAATTATCTTCAGAACTGGAAACCGTCTCTGAAAAACTGGAAAACCATGAGATGAGATGGCTGGAACTCCAGGAAGAAATTTAA
- a CDS encoding Gfo/Idh/MocA family oxidoreductase, producing MQLVKAGLCAFGMSGKVFHAPFLKEHPGFFISAIVERSKEESKEKYPEATIYRSVEEMLAEADVELVIINTPVQTHYEYAKKALDAGKNIIVEKPFTVNVSEAEELVKLAEEKGLFLSVYQNRRFDRDFLQVQKILKEGKLGNIKEAEIRFDRFRTTPSGKQHKENPDQIGSGSLHDLGAHLVDQAVQYFGYPDKLFADVFSMKGREFANDYFEILLFYKDHLRVRLKSSVFTKEDHYAYKIHGDRGTFLQERTDNQENELVAGAIPVYGKEWTKPLKESDGILHIINENSETERVSTSSEAGNYMDYYQQIYEHIVFGYALPSPGKEVIQNMKIIDASVESTKEEKVIKL from the coding sequence ATGCAATTGGTAAAAGCAGGGCTTTGTGCCTTTGGAATGAGCGGGAAGGTGTTTCATGCCCCCTTTTTAAAAGAACATCCGGGGTTTTTCATTTCTGCTATTGTAGAAAGAAGTAAGGAAGAATCTAAAGAAAAGTATCCCGAAGCAACGATCTATCGTTCCGTCGAGGAAATGCTTGCGGAGGCAGATGTAGAACTGGTAATTATTAACACTCCGGTTCAGACCCATTATGAATATGCAAAGAAGGCATTGGATGCAGGTAAGAATATTATTGTTGAAAAACCATTTACAGTAAATGTCTCTGAAGCTGAAGAGCTGGTGAAACTCGCAGAAGAAAAAGGATTGTTTTTAAGTGTTTACCAAAACAGGAGATTTGACCGTGATTTTCTTCAGGTTCAAAAGATTCTCAAAGAAGGAAAACTGGGAAACATTAAAGAAGCAGAGATACGATTTGACAGATTCCGTACTACACCAAGTGGCAAGCAGCATAAAGAAAATCCTGATCAGATCGGTTCAGGTTCGTTGCATGACCTGGGCGCTCATCTGGTAGATCAGGCTGTACAGTACTTTGGATATCCTGATAAGCTTTTCGCCGATGTATTCTCGATGAAAGGACGCGAGTTTGCAAACGATTATTTTGAAATCCTCTTATTTTATAAAGATCACTTAAGAGTAAGGCTGAAATCTTCTGTTTTCACCAAAGAAGATCATTATGCCTATAAAATTCATGGCGATAGGGGAACCTTTCTGCAGGAAAGAACCGATAATCAGGAAAATGAACTGGTAGCAGGAGCGATTCCTGTATATGGTAAAGAGTGGACGAAACCTTTAAAAGAGAGTGACGGAATCTTACATATTATAAATGAAAACTCCGAAACAGAAAGAGTATCGACCTCCAGTGAGGCAGGAAATTATATGGATTATTACCAGCAAATCTATGAACATATCGTTTTCGGATATGCTTTACCTTCGCCGGGAAAAGAAGTTATTCAGAATATGAAAATCATTGATGCTTCTGTAGAAAGTACAAAAGAAGAGAAGGTGATCAAACTATAA
- a CDS encoding TonB-dependent siderophore receptor — MKRQLLSLGLLFTAVSLSAQLKNVEADTIRTQTIEDINLHKTGNPNQARTLSTKSNLTVMENPQPIAIVTHEIIEQQQAKQLSDVLQNVNGMYVTSSRGNSQDSFGGRGFALGNDNIFKNGSRVNSGVFPEVSGLERVEVLKGANAMLFGNAAAGGIINMITKKPKFNFGGSIGLNGGSWNSYKPTIDVYGPLSENIAFRMNGAYEYAESFRDVVKSEKHYFNPSFLFNISPKSQLIVEADYLKNDVTPDFGIGTITNRDGSYQMNELLSRNAFLGTDWQYQNVEQLSTNVTFNHQFNERWTLNAMASYQNYTKDYFSTERVQWGYAKNSNDLVWNRPLNRTYNEQNYTSAQVNLNGEFNTGRINHKVLIGADADYGSSDSYTYYNPAISDMKKAVYGTSYFYGTNGGSDLLNLNNPSTWASGSMPDSRTYEKNRINTRRIGFYAQDFISLTKEFKVLAGLRWSYVENMPTINTKFTINQKTLVNNTSTSDQAISPKVGLVYMPNNDLSVFATYTNSFVANSGYMSNEINNLDTSGELADVQARIRKLPQQGIKPTTVDQYEIGAKKNFWNNALAVNITAYQIIYNNYYQNYFYTAVDNKGVTSVITPDSNLKELAGKMRSRGVELDITGNPTENLSIIAGFSYNNSVYIDTPEKGYVENQRLVRTPATTANASVFYKFTNYVKGLKVGAGIYYIGDRIAGWNDSKSTNISRNGITRMIPIKDYTTVTLSLGYDWKKFSIQGKVGNLFDVVNYNVHENYSVNPITPRNYYFTLTYRL, encoded by the coding sequence ATGAAAAGACAACTACTTTCTTTAGGTCTTCTATTTACCGCTGTTTCATTGAGCGCACAGCTAAAAAACGTTGAAGCAGATACCATTAGAACCCAAACCATCGAAGATATCAATCTTCACAAAACCGGAAATCCAAATCAGGCCCGAACCTTATCTACGAAGTCTAACCTGACGGTAATGGAAAATCCTCAGCCGATTGCCATTGTTACTCACGAGATCATTGAACAACAACAGGCTAAGCAATTGAGCGATGTTCTTCAGAATGTCAACGGTATGTATGTGACCTCTTCAAGAGGAAATTCACAAGACAGTTTCGGGGGACGCGGTTTTGCTCTGGGAAATGACAATATTTTCAAGAACGGATCAAGAGTTAATAGTGGGGTTTTTCCTGAAGTAAGCGGTTTAGAAAGAGTGGAAGTCTTAAAGGGAGCCAACGCCATGCTTTTTGGTAATGCAGCTGCGGGAGGAATTATCAATATGATCACGAAGAAGCCGAAATTTAATTTTGGCGGAAGCATAGGATTAAATGGTGGAAGCTGGAATTCTTATAAACCTACGATTGACGTTTATGGGCCTTTGTCTGAAAATATTGCATTCAGAATGAATGGTGCCTATGAATATGCGGAGAGCTTCAGAGATGTTGTAAAATCTGAGAAACATTACTTCAACCCATCCTTTTTATTCAATATTAGTCCAAAATCTCAATTGATTGTAGAGGCAGATTATCTTAAAAATGATGTGACTCCTGACTTCGGAATCGGAACCATCACAAACAGAGACGGTTCTTACCAGATGAATGAGCTGTTGTCCAGAAATGCATTTTTAGGCACAGACTGGCAATATCAGAATGTGGAACAGCTTTCTACAAATGTTACATTCAATCATCAGTTTAATGAAAGATGGACATTAAATGCTATGGCATCTTATCAGAACTACACAAAAGATTACTTTTCTACAGAAAGAGTGCAGTGGGGATATGCAAAAAACTCCAACGATCTTGTTTGGAACAGACCTTTAAACAGAACTTATAACGAACAAAATTATACTTCTGCCCAAGTTAATTTAAATGGAGAATTCAATACCGGAAGAATTAATCATAAAGTCTTAATCGGTGCAGACGCAGATTACGGTTCTTCAGATTCATATACGTATTATAATCCTGCTATTTCTGATATGAAAAAGGCTGTATACGGAACTTCATATTTCTACGGAACCAATGGAGGATCTGATCTTTTAAATCTGAATAACCCGTCAACCTGGGCAAGCGGATCAATGCCGGACTCCAGAACCTATGAAAAGAACAGAATCAATACGAGAAGAATAGGTTTCTATGCACAGGATTTCATCAGTCTTACCAAGGAGTTTAAAGTATTAGCAGGTCTTCGTTGGTCATATGTTGAAAATATGCCGACCATCAATACGAAGTTTACAATTAATCAAAAGACTTTGGTGAATAACACTTCTACATCGGATCAGGCTATATCACCTAAAGTAGGCTTGGTGTATATGCCCAACAACGATCTTTCGGTATTTGCAACGTATACCAATTCTTTTGTGGCCAATTCAGGATATATGTCTAATGAAATTAATAATTTGGATACTTCAGGTGAATTGGCAGACGTACAGGCAAGAATTCGTAAGTTACCTCAGCAGGGTATAAAACCTACCACTGTAGATCAGTACGAAATAGGAGCAAAGAAGAATTTCTGGAACAATGCTCTGGCTGTTAATATAACTGCCTATCAGATCATTTATAACAATTATTACCAAAATTATTTTTATACTGCTGTAGACAATAAGGGAGTTACTTCAGTAATTACGCCCGATTCAAATTTAAAGGAATTAGCAGGTAAAATGCGAAGCCGTGGTGTAGAATTGGATATTACAGGTAATCCGACGGAAAACCTTTCCATCATTGCAGGATTCTCGTATAACAATTCTGTGTATATTGATACACCTGAAAAAGGATATGTTGAAAATCAAAGATTGGTAAGAACCCCGGCAACAACAGCTAATGCTTCAGTTTTCTACAAGTTTACCAATTATGTAAAAGGATTAAAAGTAGGTGCAGGTATTTACTATATCGGTGATAGAATTGCCGGTTGGAATGATTCCAAATCTACCAACATCTCCAGAAATGGCATCACAAGAATGATTCCTATAAAAGATTATACGACTGTCACATTATCTTTAGGATACGACTGGAAGAAATTCTCGATCCAGGGGAAAGTGGGTAATCTTTTTGATGTAGTGAATTATAACGTTCACGAGAACTATTCAGTGAATCCGATTACACCGAGAAACTATTATTTTACGCTGACTTACAGACTGTAA